A window of the Fusarium fujikuroi IMI 58289 draft genome, chromosome FFUJ_chr09 genome harbors these coding sequences:
- a CDS encoding related to tol protein, whose product MSHDASCPESDSESGSESNSGLGSIICDSYNTSQYSNGAEKEYLPRGVLKKLITRETVYREMNVEKTMRNEPLVDFIVNSANQVFALTCSIIDGKDLYKAMKAFHAKGFDDESLPVERKRPINDEGHISTVTDLKCDLSNPDAFKPRLWTSLRLSDFYNKQWRFLAPVFDDQNFIYELDERLILPFRLVKSEAKQGTFGEIFQVEIHREHLSESLFQPQKNGRKVNVAVKEIKTGPAMQDDAAEAFNIEANALSNCRHLKHSNMLPCLAAIKMGLSHYFLFPWADGGNLRDFWQSEASPKLSSNLMMDALQQLCGLSEALELLHGYGPEAHAGPSTTHEEGGGIRHGDLKPENILRFRSSPPSALGTLKIADMGLAKHHEVSTRLRQNMTSTKYGTLRYEPPETVVNKTQATSRLYDVWSMGCIILEFVVWLLDGQQGLDNFNDSIRGGAKHDYDPPYYITRGAADQMVALVHPVVMQQLDDLSRRTEAQANESALGDLVTIVKERLLVVDLPSEDGDTLYLSENSQGPRITHTRSPSDKKSGIPRRVTAAYLRKSLTQILDRTKKDPKYLLPRDIAQPRPLTHMQIRTDSSSSLHPDMAKRTPKREKPASGFAITQMKENIDIKVWDFIVDNEFAKNFLRQSSTRPVPKSTKERESDSLCRECAALDFWAPDFRVNDTLSDLKKGIYQCRWCAMRWEASKHLEGTTANAVFSRVGSVIKLNESDPPVFSIFRPGGSEMPLPIQIGRPRLRISPREAEHFRLVKRWLQVCDESHDACRRPLRTKTATLPHISAYGMDSVESVVSRDMRSRKATQLPTRLLDVGSSDSSKIRLCSTRNEDIPVEVEYVALSHPWGEASVLNPHFCTTTSNVMAHSKEIKFEALPNTFKDAVYTTRALGVQYLWIDSLCIIQGPGGDFNTESGRMEQVFSSAYCVIAASCASGQCDGFLKNRLHSSKNDYVSFSLEDNSPFYVSRYLDDFNNDVLEGSLNKRGWVLQERALARRTIYFTNKQTYFECGDGVRCETLTKMNNQLAALLGDPSFPQKAIMSVAAPQETTRGQRILYYQDLYKTYSKLGFSHWEDRAVAMNGLEQRLAWGFKCRGKFGILGDSIQADHKSLLHRSLLWTRALNKDSLRKIEIPPHREKIPTWSWMAFQGEIDYLSVPFDQVDWDAELKSPWEATETKSTGRSGQPSIRARAYGLSLRETSPDVNLVFNSRDQLQPLISNALCVVVGRARGLGPERSRIHYVLIVRPFDSVGSSMNVGICERVGAGSLPRGFIDFRHPGYDIAIF is encoded by the exons ATGAGTCACGATGCTTCGTGCCCAGAATCTGATTCAGAGTCTGGATCAGAGTCAAACTCGGGACTGGGGAGCATTATCTGCGATAGTTACAACACCAGCCAATACTCCAACGGTGCAGAGAAAGAGTACCTACCACGAGGCGTCCTCAAAAAGCTCATAACTCGAGAAACTGTTTACCGAGAAATGAACGTTGAGAAAACAATGAGGAATGAACCATTAGTAGACTTCATTGTCAATAGTGCAAATCAAGTCTTTGCGCTTACTTGCTCCATCATCGATGGCAAGGATTTGTATAAGGCAATGAAGGCGTTTCACGCAAAAGGCTTCGACGACGAAAGCCTTCCAGTTGAAAGAAAGAGACCCATCAACGACGAGGGGCACATAAGCACCGTTACAGATCTAAAATGCGACCTGTCCAACCCGGACGCTTTCAAACCCAGGCTCTGGACATCACTGAGGTTGTCCGACTTTTACAACAAGCAATGGCGGTTTCTCGCACCAGTCTTTGACGACCAGAACTTTATTTACGAATTGGATGAGAGGCTAATCCTACCGTTCAGACTTGTCAAAAGCGAGGCCAAGCAGGGAACTTTCGGAGAGATATTTCAGGTGGAAATACACCGCGAGCATTTGAGTGAATCTCTTTTTCAG CCTCAGAAGAATGGAAGAAAGGTTAATGTCGCCGTCAAAGAAATAAAGACCGGCCCTGCAATGCAAGACGACGCGGCCGAGGCGTTCAATATTGAAGCTAATGCCTTATCGAACTGCAGGCATCTTAAGCACTCGAACATGCTCCCATGCCTTGCAGCCATTAAAATGGGATTATCGCATTATTTCCTTTTCCCATGGGCTGACGGAGGTAATCTACGAGACTTTTGGCAAAGCGAAGCCTCTCCCAAATTGTCTTCCAACCTCATGATGGATGCTCTCCAGCAGCTTTGTGGGCTCTCAGAGGCCCTAGAACTACTTCATGGCTATGGTCCTGAGGCACATGCCGGTCCAAGCACAACCCATGAAGAAGGGGGCGGTATTCGGCATGGAGACCTGAAACCGGAGAACATTCTGCGATTTAGAAGCTCTCCTCCATCAGCTCTTGGGACGTTAAAGATAGCGGATATGGGCCTAGCAAAACACCACGAAGTAAGCACGAGACTTCGTCAGAATATGACGAGCACCAAATACGGCACGCTCCGCTACGAGCCACCAGAAACAGTAGTCAACAAAACTCAAGCCACGTCGCGGCTCTACGATGTATGGTCCATGGGCTGCATTATTCTCGAATTCGTCGTATGGCTTCTAGATGGCCAACAGGGTTTGGATAACTTCAACGATTCTATCCGTGGAGGCGCCAAACACGATTATGACCCtccttactatataacccGTGGAGCTGCTGATCAGATGGTTGCGCTTGTCCATCCAGTTGTCATGCAGCAGCTTGATGACCTCTCAAGGAGAACTGAAGCACAGGCAAATGAATCAGCTCTTGGGGACCTTGTTACTATCGTCAAAGAAAGGCTTCTCGTCGTTGATCTTCCAtcagaagatggagatacCCTATACCTATCTGAAAACAGCCAAGGTCCCAGAATTACTCATACAAGATCACCCTCAGACAAGAAATCAGGAATACCACGTCGAGTAACGGCAGCATACTTGAGAAAATCGCTGACTCAGATCTTAGACAGGACTAAGAAGGATCCAAAATACCTATTACCAAGAGACATAGCGCAACCACGACCACTTACGCACATGCAAATTAGAACTGACAGCAGCAGTAGCCTACACCCAGATATGGCTAAGAGAACGCCGAAGAGAGAAAAGCCAGCAAGTGGATTTGCTATCACGCAGATGAAGGAAAAT ATTGACATCAAAGTCTGGGACTTTATCGTCGACAATGAGTTTGCCAAGAACTTTCTCAGGCAATCTTCTACCAGACCAGTACCGAAAAGTaccaaagaaagagaaagtgACTCACTCTGCAGAGAATGCGCGGCATTGGACTTTTGGGCACCCGATTTCAGAGTCAACGACACACTATCTGACTTGAAAAAGGGGATATATCAGTGTCGCTGGTGCGCAATGAGATGGGAGGCTTCTAAACATCTCGAAGGAACGACCGCAAATGCCGTTTTCAGTAGAGTTGGCTCTGTGATCAAGTTGAACGAAAGTGATCCTCCCGTCTTCTCTATATTTAGACCTGGGG GCTCTGAAATGCCCTTGCCTATCCAGATTGGACGGCCGAGACTTCGCATCAGCCCGCGAGAAGCCGAGCATTTTCGCCTCGTTAAGCGATGGCTGCAGGTGTGCGATGAAAGCCATGATGCTTGCAGACGGCCTTTGCGGACAAAGACAGCTACCCTTCCTCATATATCTGCCTACGGGATGGATTCAGTTGAGTCGGTGGTCTCCCGTGACATGCGAAGCCGCAAAGCAACTCAGTTGCCGACAAGACTTCTCGACGTTGGAAGTTCAGATAGTTCGAAGATCCGTCTTTGCAGTACTCGGAACGAGGATATCCCTGTCGAAGTCGAGTACGTTGCTCTGTCCCACCCGTGGGGAGAAGCTAGTGTATTGAACCCGCACTTTTGCACTACTACGTCCAATGTGATGGCTCACTcaaaagagattaaattcGAGGCGCTTCCAAACACTTTCAAAGACGCTGTCTACACTACCAGGGCATTGGGAGTTCAGTATCTTTGGATCGACTCTCTGTGTATCATTCAAGGCCCTGGTGGCGACTTCAACACTGAAAGTGGTCGCATGGAGCAAGTATTTAGCTCAGCTTACTGTGTAATTGCGGCCAGTTGTGCTTCGGGGCAGTGTGATGGGTTCCTCAAGAACAGATTGCACTCATCCAAAAACGACTATGTCAGCTTTTCACTAGAGGACAACTCGCCATTTTACGTGAGTCGCTATTTAGACGACTTCAACAATGACGTTTTGGAAGGGTCATTGAACAAGAGGGGCTGGGTGCTTCAGGAGCGCGCTCTTGCCCGGAGGACTATATATTTTACGAACAAGCAGACATACTTCGAATGCGGAGACGGTGTTAGATGTGAAACGCTGACCAAGATGAATAA CCAGCTGGCCGCCCTTCTAGGGGACCCAAGCTTTCCTCAAAAAGCCATAATGTCGGTAGCAGCTCCGCAAGAGACGACACGAGGACAGAGAATTCTGTACTATCAAGATCTCTACAAGACCTACTCCAAACTCGGCTTCAGTCATTGGGAAGACCGAGCTGTAGCTATGAATGGGTTGGAGCAACGGCTGGCCTGGGGCTTCAAATGTCGAGGCAAGTTTGGTATTTTAGGTGACTCCATTCAAGCAGATCACAAGAGTCTTCTACACAGGAGTCTACTGTGGACTCGTGCTCTCAACAAGGACTCTCTACGCAAGATTGAAATCCCCCCCCATCGAGAGAAAATACCGACGTGGTCATGGATGGCTTTTCAGGGAGAAATCGACTATCTCAGCGTCCCTTTCGATCAAGTTGACTGGGACGCGGAGTTGAAGTCACCATGGGAGGCTACGGAAACCAAATCCACAGGCCGTTCCGGACAACCCTCCATTAGAGCGAGAGCATATGGTCTGTCTCTTCGGGAGACCTCCCCTGATGTCAATCTAGTGTTCAACTCCCGAGACCAATTACAACCGCTCATTTCTAACGCGCTATGCGTGGTCGTCGGAAGGGCAAGGGGGCTTGGACCTGAAAGAAGTCGAATCCACTATGTGCTAATTGTTCGTCCATTCGATTCGGTGGGTTCTTCGATGAACGTTGGGATTTGTGAAAGGGTTGGCGCAGGGAGCCTCCCTAGGGGTTTCATTGACTTCCGCCACCCCGGATATGATATTGCAATTTTTTGA
- a CDS encoding probable UGA2-succinate semialdehyde dehydrogenase has protein sequence MAYPLPFKLDRPDLLITDSYIQGQTKPALSGSTFDVLDPGTNKPWTKVTDNSPDDVDATVRVAHRAFQSFKKTSPRARAQWLLRWDGLIREHKADLATLLVYETGKPYIEAIGEMDYSLTFVSWFAGEAERIQGTCFAPSAPDRRVVTIKQPLGVAIALVPWNFPVAMVLRKAAAALAAGCTMVVKPSPETPVTAMALAKLATEAGFPDGVLNVLPTSLENTPSLSEALCKHELVKKVTFTGSTRVGTLVANHCSSGLKKVVLELGGNCPCLIFDDADIEAALRELVGLKWRHAGQACVTVNRFLVQSGVYDKFLQRFTEETAKYIIGHGAAEGTTLGPVTKPESLDRAERLIKDAVSKGARIVTGGNRVSPKGGEGGYFFEPTILADMSHDTLISCEECFAPIAAFYKFETEEEAVQAANDTPMGLASYAFTKNVDRIWRMLENLEAGMIALNTGNSSAAESPFGGIKMSGYGKEAGKDVAVSEYMVSKTGTITVHGLI, from the exons ATGGCTTACCCGTTACCGTTCAAA CTTGATCGTCCTGATCTCCTCATCACCGATTCTTACATCCAAGGCCAAACCAAACCCGCCCTCTCCGGTTCAACCTTCGACGTACTCG ATCCTGGCACCAATAAGCCATGGACAAAGGTCACCGATAATTCACCCGATGACGTCGATGCAACTGTTCGCGTCGCACACAGGGCATTCCAATCCTTCAAGAAAACCTCACCCCGGGCACGTGCCCAGTGGCTTCTTAGATGGGACGGTCTTATCCGCGAGCATAAAGCCGATCTAGCCACGCTCTTGGTTTATGAGACGGGAAAACCGTACATCGAGGCAATCGGGGAAATGGACTACTCTTTGACCTTCGTGTCATGGTTTGCGGGCGAGGCAGAGCGGATCCAAGGAACGTGCTTTGCCCCGTCCGCACCTGACAGGCGAGTAGTCACTATCAAACAGCCACTCGGTGTCGCTATCGCCTTAGTGCCGTGGAATTTCCCCGTCGCTATGGTTCTCAGAAAAGCTGCGGCTGCTTTGGCGGCTGGTTGCACCATGGTAGTCAAGCCATCGCCCGAAACGCCGGTGACAGCCATGGCTTTAGCTAAGTTGGCCACCGAGGCTGGATTCCCGGATGGTGTTTTGAATGTCTTACCGACGAGTTTGGAAAACACGCCATCGCTAAGTGAAGCTCTTTGCAAGCACGAGCTAGTTAAAAAGGTTACCTTTACAGGATCAACGCGAGTTGGGACCCTGGTTGCGAACCACTGCAGTTCCGGTCTCAAGAAAGTGGTTCTGGAACTAGGCGGCAATTGCCCTTGTCTCATCTTCGACGACGCAGACATCGAAGCTGCTTTACGAGAACTTGTCGGGCTCAAATGGCGTCACGCAGGCCAAGCTTGTGTCACAGTCAATCGCTTCCTTGTGCAATCTGGGGTATACGACAAGTTCCTACAGCGCTTTACTGAAGAGACTGCCAAGTATATCATCGGCCACGGCGCTGCTGAAGGAACTACCCTTGGACCCGTTACGAAGCCTGAGAGTTTGGATCGAGCTGAGCGACTTATTAAAGATGCTGTTTCGAAAGGCGCTCGAATTGTCACTGGAGGTAATCGTGTTTCTCCGAAGGGAGGCGAAGGTGGATATTTCTTCGAGCCGACGATTCTCGCTGACATGTCGCATGATACTCTGATCTCATGCGAAGAGTGTTTCGCGCCGATTGCAGCTTTTTATAAGTTCGAGACGGAAGAGGAGGCTGTTCAAGCGGCTAATGATACACCGATGGGTCTTGCTAGCTATGCGTTTACAAAGAATGTGGACCGTATCTGGCGAATGcttgagaaccttgaggcTGGGATGATTGCACTGAACACGG GCAATTCTTCTGCGGCCGAGTCACCATTTGGAGGGATCAAAATGTCAGGTTATGGAAAGGAAGCTGGGAAAGACGTAGCTGTGAGCGAGTATATGGTCTCCAAGACGGGTACTATTACAGTCCACGGGCTTATTTAG
- a CDS encoding related to short-chain alcohol dehydrogenase, whose amino-acid sequence MGRLDGKVAIVTGAASGFGQGIAEHFAEEGAQVLICDINEAAGQKVAATSESFEFQSMNVTKAADWQSAVDKAVQLWGHLDILVNNAGTSYENKSTNLVTEEEFDKVMSVNVKSVFLGSNAFTAQVKKQGSKGSMINIASVGAHRPRPGLVWYNASKGAITNATMGLAAEYGPDGIRVNSICPLATMTGLLPTFIGKEITPEVQKALGNVPLGRMGEIRDVTRAAVFLASEEASFITGVNLDVDGGRAI is encoded by the exons ATGGGTCGCTTAGATGGTAAAGTCGCTATCGTTACAG GCGCCGCGTCTGGATTTGGCCAAGGTATCGCTGAGCACTTCGCTGAAGAGGGCGCTCAAGTCCTCATCTGCGACATCAACGAAGCAGCAGGCCAAAAAGTAGCTGCGACGTCCGAATCCTTCGAGTTTCAGAGTATGAACGTCACTAAAGCAGCGGATTGGCAAAGCGCTGTCGATAAAGCCGTCCAGCTTTGGGGACATCTCGACATTCTGGTCAATAACGCCGGTACCAGCTACGAGAACAAG AGCACAAACCTGGTCACGGAGGAGGAATTTGACAAGGTCATGAGTGTCAACGTCAAGAGCGTCTTCCTCGGCAGCAACGCCTTCACAGCCCAGGTCAAAAAGCAAGGCTCAAAAGGCTCAATGATCAACATCGCCTCCGTAGGCGCTCATCGACCTCGACCCGGGCTAGTATGGTACAACGCATCCAAAGGAGCAATTACAAAC GCGACCATGGGTCTTGCAGCGGAATATGGCCCGGATGGAATACGCGTCAACTCCATTTGTCCCTTGGCGACTATGACAGGTCTACTTCCTACGTTTATCGGGAAGGAGATTACGCCAGAGGTTCAGAAGGCGTTGGGGAATGTTCCGCTTGGGAGGATGGGGGAGATTAGGGATGTAACTAGAGCAGCGGTGTTTTTGGCGAGTGAGGAGGCTTCGTTTATTACGGGTGTtaatcttgatgttgatggaggaAGGGCAATCTAG
- a CDS encoding related to sugar transporter, with amino-acid sequence MPQTGNQTSLYNKLVITFVAIGGTTYGYAASIIGSTIGQPGWYQFFNLPADGQPGYDTITTPAIATANGLFSAGGAFACLVLMWACDYYGRLRSIQFGCALGILGGILQCAAQNLAMFQAGRWIMGMCVGLMATVTPMYLSEMSSPLARGWLVGHHAIFLVFGYMLSSWIGFAVYFSKNLEFGWRFPLAFQVFPPLVLLLGSPWIPRSPRWLMSKGHREEAWSVLVRLRRSASDPEDLVAKEEYYQIEKQLELDAKKLEAYGGNPWRAVVQKKSYRKRMLIGFMTQWGAEFGGPLIINNYAVILYTSLGQTGYMPLLLSALWLTTAGLIYNPGGAWLHDKVNSRRKMYMTGFIGIVITTSIYCAMISLYAGTDNKAGNAIGVLFMFLYLAFQGTFCNTTMYLYVSEIFPTEIRSIGIGWSLFGQFAATIILLQTAPIGFNAVGWKYFLLVICWSVLFIPAIYFFWPETARLSLEEIGKQFGDEVAVHITDATDEERAAIDRQLMGEIHGDNKAPANAANEIPSSNSSQ; translated from the exons ATGCCGCAGACTGGGAACCAGACGAGCTTGTACAACAAGCTCGTAATTACTTTTGTCGCAATCGGCGGGACC ACGTACGGGTATGCAGCGTCCATCATTGGGAGCACAATCGGCCAACCGGGCTGGTACCAGTTCTTTAATCTTCCTGCGGATGGGCAGCCGGGCTACGATACTATAACGACACCGGCGATTGCGACGGCCAATGGACTCTTTTCTGCTGGCGGTGCGTTTGCGTGTCTGGTGCTCATGTGGGCTTGTGATTACTATGGGAGATTGAGGAGTATTCAGTTTGGCTGTGCTTTGGGGATTCTTGGTGGTATTCTTCAGTGCGCTGCGCAGAACCTTGC TATGTTCCAGGCTGGACGATGGATCATGGGAATGTGTGTTGGTCTCATGGCTACCGTGACACCGATGTATCTCTCCGAGATGTCCAGTCCTCTCGCACGTGGCTGGCTCGTAGGCCATCACGCCATCTTTCTCGTCTTTGGCTACATGCTGTCCTCGTGGATTGGCTTCGCAGTCTACTTCTCCAAGAATCTTGAGTTTGGCTGGCGCTTCCCATTAGCCTTTCAAGTCTTCCCTCCACTGGTCTTGCTTCTCGGGTCACCTTGGATCCCTCGCTCACCACGATGGCTCATGTCCAAGGGCCATCGTGAGGAGGCGTGGTCTGTTCTGGTTCGTCTTCGTAGGTCGGCCAGTGATCCCGAAGATCTGGTTGCCAAGGAAGAGTACTATcagattgagaagcagctcgagcttgatgcaaagaagcttgaggctTACGGGGGAAACCCATGGAGGGCTGTggtccagaagaagagctatCGCAAGCGTATGCTCATTGGATTCATGACGCAATGGGGTGCCGAGTTTGGAGGTCCTCTCATCATT aacaaCTACGCAGTCATCCTGTATACTAGTCTAGGCCAGACTGGATACATGCCGCTTCTATTATCGGCTCTCTGGTTGACTACCGCCGGATTGATCTACAACCCTGGCGGTGCTTGGCTACATGACAAGGTCAACTCGCGTCGCAAGATGTACATGACTGGCTTCATTGGCATCGTTATCACCACATCGATCTACTGTGCGATGATATCATTGTACGCCGGTACGGACAACAAGGCAGGTAATGCTATCGGTGTGCTGTTCATGTTCTTGTATCTCGCCTTCCAAGGAACCTTCTGCAACACAACCATGTATCTTTATGTCTCGGAGATCTTTCCTACTGAGATCCGATCCATCGGCATTGGATGGTCACTCTTTGGACAATTTGCTG CcaccatcatccttcttcagacAGCGCCCATCGGGTTTAATGCTGTCGGCTGGAAATACTTCCTCCTGGTCATCTGCTGGAGTGTTCTCTTCATCCCCGCCATTTACTTCTTCTGGCCCGAGACTGCTAGACTTTCTTTGGAAGAGATTGGTAAGCAGTTTGGGGATGAAGTCGCTGTCCATATCACGGATGCGACAGATGAAGAGCGCGCGGCGATTGATAGGCAGTTGATGGGCGAGATCCATGGTGATAACAAGGCGCCGGCCAACGCTGCAAATGAGATCCCTTCTAGTAATAGTAGCCAGTGA